A single genomic interval of Pieris rapae chromosome 23, ilPieRapa1.1, whole genome shotgun sequence harbors:
- the LOC123690237 gene encoding histone H2A, whose product MSGRGKGGKVKGKAKSRSNRAGLQFPVGRIHRLLRKGNYAERVGAGAPVYLAAVMEYLAAEVLELAGNAARDNKKTRIIPRHLQLAIRNDEELNKLLSGVTIAQGGVLPNIQAVLLPKKTEKKT is encoded by the coding sequence ATGTCCGGACGTGGCAAGGGAGGCAAGGTCAAGGGAAAGGCAAAGTCGCGTTCCAACCGCGCAGGTCTCCAGTTCCCGGTGGGTCGTATCCACAGGCTGCTCAGGAAGGGCAACTACGCCGAGAGGGTCGGTGCCGGTGCGCCGGTGTACCTAGCGGCCGTTATGGAGTACCTGGCGGCTGAAGTGCTCGAGTTGGCCGGTAACGCGGCCCGTGACAACAAAAAGACCAGGATCATACCGCGTCACCTGCAGCTGGCCATTCGTAACGACGAGGAGCTCAACAAGCTGCTCTCCGGCGTGACCATCGCACAGGGCGGTGTACTGCCTAACATTCAGGCGGTCCTTCTCCCCAAGAAGACCGAGAAGaagacataa
- the LOC123690228 gene encoding late histone H1-like, with protein MADTAVASETPAPATPAKKAPKAAAAAKKPKARPTHPKTSEMVNSAIKELKERSGSSLQAIKKYIASNYSLDAERLAPFIRKYLKRAVASGTLIQTKGKGASGSFKIDSKSGTGGAAKKATAASASSGGRGSGAAASSAAKSAKKPSAPAKKTAASAGARSKKAAAAASASAAGSASPAKAGGRGVAAKRKPVAAAAPKKGRAAAAAAASGKGASSNAAASKAKRSAKPPTKKPKAPKPKKAAAAAPKSKAATTAKKASAASKK; from the coding sequence atggcCGACACCGCAGTAGCATCGGAGACACCCGCGCCGGCGACGCCCGCCAAGAAGGCACCGAAAGCGGCAGCGGCCGCCAAGAAACCCAAGGCGAGACCGACGCACCCCAAGACCTCCGAAATGGTGAACAGCGCGATCAAGGAGCTCAAGGAGAGGAGCGGATCGTCCCTGCAGGCGATCAAGAAGTACATCGCCTCGAATTATAGCCTCGACGCCGAGAGGTTGGCGCCGTTCATAAGAAAGTATCTCAAGCGTGCCGTCGCCTCCGGCACCCTGATTCAGACGAAGGGCAAGGGCGCATCGGGCTCGTTCAAGATAGACAGCAAGTCTGGTACCGGCGGCGCCGCTAAGAAGGCGACGGCCGCCTCCGCGTCCTCCGGCGGCAGGGGCTCCGGCGCGGCGGCGTCCTCCGCGGCCAAATCGGCGAAGAAGCCGAGCGCACCCGCCAAGAAGACCGCCGCGAGCGCCGGCGCCAGGAGCAAGaaggccgccgccgccgcgtCGGCATCGGCCGCCGGGTCCGCCTCCCCGGCCAAAGCGGGCGGCAGGGGCGTCGCCGCCAAGAGGAAGCCGGTCGCTGCGGCCGCACCGAAGAAGGGtcgcgccgccgccgccgccgcggCGTCCGGCAAGGGCGCGTCGAGCAACGCGGCCGCGTCCAAGGCGAAGAGGAGCGCGAAGCCACCGACCAAGAAACCTAAGGCCCCCAAACCGAAGaaggccgccgccgccgcgccCAAATCGAAGGCCGCCACCACCGCGAAAAAGGCGTCGGCCGCTTCCAAGAAGTGA
- the LOC123690241 gene encoding histone H4 — protein MTGRGKGGKGLGKGGAKRHRKVLRDNIQGITKPAIRRLARRGGVKRISGLIYEETRGVLKVFLENVIRDAVTYTEHAKRKTVTAMDVVYALKRQGRTLYGFGG, from the coding sequence ATGACCGGCCGCGGTAAGGGAGGAAAGGGATTGGGAAAAGGTGGCGCGAAGCGTCACAGGAAGGTGCTCCGTGATAACATCCAGGGTATCACCAAGCCGGCGATTCGGCGTCTGGCGCGCAGGGGTGGAGTGAAACGTATCTCCGGTCTGATATACGAGGAGACTCGCGGTGTTCTCAAGGTTTTCCTCGAGAACGTCATCCGCGACGCGGTAACCTACACGGAGCACGCCAAGAGGAAGACCGTCACCGCCATGGACGTCGTGTACGCTCTGAAGCGCCAGGGCCGCACCCTCTACGGTTTCGGCGGTTAA
- the LOC123690235 gene encoding LOW QUALITY PROTEIN: histone H2B-like (The sequence of the model RefSeq protein was modified relative to this genomic sequence to represent the inferred CDS: deleted 2 bases in 2 codons), which produces MPPKTSGKAAKKSGKAQKNISKSDKKKKKHKRKESYAIYIYKVLKQVHPDTGISSKAMSIMNSFVNDIFERIAAEASRLAHYNKRSTITSREVQTSVRLLLPGELAKHAVSEGTKAVTKYTSSK; this is translated from the exons ATGCCACCAAAGACCAGCGGCAAGGCGGCCAAGAAGTCCGGCAAGGCGCAGAAGAACATATCC AAATCggacaaaaagaaaaagaagcacAAGAGGAAGGAGAGCTACGCCATTTACATCTACAAGGTACTGAAGCAGGTGCATCCCGACACCGGTATCTCTTCGAAGGCGATGTCAATCATGAACTCGTTCGTGAACGACATCTTCGAGAGGATCGCGGCGGAGGCGTCCCGTCTC GCACACTACAACAAGCGTTCGACGATCACGTCCCGCGAGGTGCAGACCTCCGTGAGGCTCCTGCTGCCCGGCGAGCTCGCCAAGCACGCCGTCAGCGAGGGCACCAAGGCCGTCACCAAGTACACCAGCTCCAAGTGA
- the LOC123690233 gene encoding histone H2B, with product MPPKTSGKAAKKSGKAQKNISKSDKKKKKHKRKESYAIYIYKVLKQVHPDTGISSKAMSIMNSFVNDIFERIAAEASRLAHYNKRSTITSREVQTSVRLLLPGELAKHAVSEGTKAVTKYTSSK from the coding sequence ATGCCACCAAAGACCAGCGGCAAGGCGGCCAAGAAGTCCGGCAAGGCGCAGAAGAACATATCCAAATCggacaaaaagaaaaagaagcacAAGAGGAAGGAGAGCTACGCCATTTACATCTACAAGGTACTGAAGCAGGTGCATCCCGACACCGGTATCTCTTCGAAGGCGATGTCAATCATGAACTCGTTCGTGAACGACATCTTCGAGAGGATCGCGGCGGAGGCGTCCCGTCTCGCACACTACAACAAGCGTTCGACGATCACGTCCCGCGAGGTGCAGACCTCCGTGAGGCTCCTGCTGCCCGGCGAGCTCGCCAAGCACGCCGTCAGCGAGGGCACCAAGGCCGTCACCAAGTACACCAGCTCCAAGTGA
- the LOC123690225 gene encoding late histone H1-like translates to MADTAVASETPAPATPAKKAPKAAAAAKKPKARPTHPKTSEMVNSAIKELKERSGSSLQAIKKYIASNYSLDAERLAPFIRKYLKRAVASGTLIQTKGKGASGSFKIDSKSGTGGAAKKATAASASSGGRGSGAAASSAAKSAKKPSAPAKKTAASAGARSKKAAAAASASAAGSASPAKAGGRGVAAKDKKAAAAAKRKPVAAAAPKKGRAAAAAAASGKGASSNAAASKAKRSAKPPTKKPKAPKPKKAAAAAPKSKAATTAKKASAASKK, encoded by the coding sequence atggcCGACACCGCAGTAGCATCGGAGACACCCGCGCCGGCGACGCCCGCCAAGAAGGCACCGAAAGCGGCAGCGGCCGCCAAGAAACCCAAGGCGAGACCGACGCACCCCAAGACCTCCGAAATGGTGAACAGCGCGATCAAGGAGCTCAAGGAGAGGAGCGGATCGTCCCTGCAGGCGATCAAGAAGTACATCGCCTCGAATTATAGCCTCGACGCCGAGAGGTTGGCGCCGTTCATAAGAAAGTATCTCAAGCGTGCCGTCGCCTCCGGCACCCTGATTCAGACGAAGGGCAAGGGCGCATCGGGCTCGTTCAAGATAGACAGCAAGTCTGGTACCGGCGGCGCCGCTAAGAAGGCGACGGCCGCCTCCGCGTCCTCCGGCGGCAGGGGCTCCGGCGCGGCGGCGTCCTCCGCGGCCAAATCGGCGAAGAAGCCGAGCGCACCCGCCAAGAAGACCGCCGCGAGCGCCGGCGCCAGGAGCAAGaaggccgccgccgccgcgtCGGCATCGGCCGCCGGGTCCGCCTCCCCGGCCAAAGCGGGCGGCAGGGGCGTCGCCGCCAAAGACAAGAAGGCGGCGGCTGCGGCCAAGAGGAAGCCGGTCGCTGCGGCCGCACCGAAGAAGGGtcgcgccgccgccgccgccgcggCGTCCGGCAAGGGCGCGTCGAGCAACGCGGCCGCGTCCAAGGCGAAGAGGAGCGCGAAGCCACCGACCAAGAAACCTAAGGCCCCCAAACCGAAGaaggccgccgccgccgcgccCAAATCGAAGGCCGCCACCACCGCGAAAAAGGCGTCGGCCGCTTCCAAGAAGTGA
- the LOC123690244 gene encoding LOW QUALITY PROTEIN: histone H4-like (The sequence of the model RefSeq protein was modified relative to this genomic sequence to represent the inferred CDS: deleted 2 bases in 2 codons), which produces MTGRGKGGKGLGKGGAKRHRKVLRDNIQGITKPAIRRLARRGGVKRISGLIYEETRGVLKVFLENVIRDAVTYTEHAKRKTVTAMDVVYALKRQGRTLYGFGG; this is translated from the exons ATGACCGGCCGCGGTAAGGGAGGAAAGGGATTGGGA AAAGGTGGCGCGAAGCGTCACAGGAAGGTGCTCCGTGATAACATCCAGGGTATCACCAAGCCGGCGATTCGGCGTCTGGCGCGCAGGGGTGGAGTGAAACGTATCTCCGGTCTGATATACGAGGAGACTCGCGGTGTTCTCAAGGTTTTCCTCGAGAAC GTCATCCGCGACGCGGTAACCTACACGGAGCACGCCAAGAGGAAGACCGTCACCGCCATGGACGTCGTGTACGCTCTGAAGCGCCAGGGCCGCACCCTCTACGGTTTCGGCGGTTAA
- the LOC123690190 gene encoding LOW QUALITY PROTEIN: histone H1, gonadal-like (The sequence of the model RefSeq protein was modified relative to this genomic sequence to represent the inferred CDS: deleted 1 base in 1 codon), translating into MVNSAIKELKERSGSSLQAIKKYIASNYSLDAERRRRPPPRPPRQGLRRGGVLRGPNRRRSRAHPAKKTAASAGARSKKAAAAASASAAGSASPAKAGGRGVAAKDKKAAAAAKRKAGRLRPHRRRGRAAAAAAASGKGASSNAAASKAKRSAKPPTKKPKAPKPKKAAAAAPKSKAATTAKKASAASKK; encoded by the exons ATGGTGAACAGCGCGATCAAGGAGCTCAAGGAGAGGAGCGGATCGTCCCTGCAGGCGATCAAGAAGTACATCGCCTCGAATTATAGCCTCGACGCCGAGAG AAGGCGACGGCCGCCTCCGCGTCCTCCGCGGCAGGGGCTCCGGCGCGGCGGCGTCCTCCGCGGCCCAAATCGGCGAAGAAGCCGAGCGCACCCCGCCAAGAAGACCGCCGCGAGCGCCGGCGCCAGGAGCAAGaaggccgccgccgccgcgtCGGCATCGGCCGCCGGGTCCGCCTCCCCGGCCAAAGCCGGG GGCAGGGGCGTCGCCGCCAAAGACAAGAAGGCGGCGGCTGCGGCCAAGAGGAAAGCCGGTCGGCTGCGGCCGCACCGAAGAAGGGGtcgcgccgccgccgccgccgcggCGTCCGGCAAGGGCGCGTCGAGCAACGCGGCCGCGTCCAAGGCGAAGAGGAGCGCGAAGCCACCGACCAAGAAACCTAAGGCCCCCAAACCGAAGaaggccgccgccgccgcgccCAAATCGAAGGCCGCCACCACCGCGAAAAAGGCGTCGGCCGCTTCCAAGAAGTGA